The genome window GGATTTCGTATTTGCATTCCCGCAAAACCGATCCGGTCAACAATCATGGGGGCGCCGCGGTGGTCGACGTGAATGGGGACGGGCACTCGGACTTGATATTTGCCCGTTATGGCAAGGCTCCGCTTCTCTACGTTAACGACGGGACGGGAAGCTTTTCGGAGGAAGCGGCGGCTCGCGGTCTGGGCGGCGCTCTGGATGCAGCAGGTTTTGGAGCGGGAGATTTCGATAATGACGGGGATCAGGATCTCTACCTTTCGGTGCACCGGGGCAGTCGATTCTTCCTCTATATCAATGACGGAACCGGGAATTTCACCGAAGAAGCAGTCGCTCGCGGAGCCGACCTCGCAGTCAGCGAGAGCGATCACCAGGCTTACAGCGTTGGACTCGTCGACTACGATTTGGACGGTTTTCTTGACCTCTACGTGAGCGAATGGGGAATCGAGGTCGACGGGGAGCGCGCCCTGCACTCTGCCTTGCTGCGGAATCGGGGAACGGAGGCGCCTGGCCATTTCGAAGTCGTCACCGAACAAGCAGGTCTCCTGCAACCTGTGAAGACGACGCGGCAAAACGGTTTTTCTACCGCGTGGTCTGACTTCGACGGGGACGGTTGGCCGGACTTGGCGTTGGTCGCCGACTACGGCAAGAGTCAAATGTATTGGAACGATGGAGACGGAACCTTCACTCAGAGCACGAAGTCTTCGGGAGTGGGCTTCGACGAGAACGGAATGGGCGTTGCGGTGGCGGACTACGATGGGGACGGCTTGCTCGATTTTTATGTGAGCTCCATCTACGACGAGTTTTCCAACGAGAAAAAGGGAAGCCATACGGGGAACAAGCTCTACAAGAACATGGGCGGGCGGAACTTCCAAGAGGTTTCGGTGCCTGCGGGCGTGAGCCGCACGGGTTGGGGCTGGGGAGCGGCGTTTTTCGAATACGATAACGACGGGTGGTTCGATTTGGTGGTGACCAATGGTATGCCGATCGCGGAGGGCGCCGACCGCAACACCACTCCTTACGCGGATGCGGACGACGACCCGACGACCCTGTTTCGCAATCTCGGGGACGGCACTTTTCAGAACGCGACAGTTCCTTCCGGCATTGCGGACAAGCGCTACGGGAAGGCCCTGCTGGTGCTGGATTGGGACTCGGATGGAGACGAGGATTTGGTCGTAGTGAATTCCCACTCCGACCCCGTGTTCTACGAAAGCGACGCCTCCGAAAACGGCAACGACTGGATACGGCTAACCTTGAAAGGACAGGTCTCGAATGCCGACGCGATTGGGGCAACGGTCGTCGTGACGGATGGAGGCATGTCCCGCACCCTTAGCTACAATCCGAGCAATGCCTATATTGGCCAACGCGAAGCGGCATTGCATTTTGGTCTAGGGGCGAGCGACGGGGTGGTCGATTCGATCACGATCAGCTGGCCGACGGGCTTGAGGCAGACGATCGAGAACGTATCCGCTAATCAAGTACTGGAATTGGTGGAGCCGTCGAACGCTCCTTTGCCTCCACGCATTAGTAGTCAGCCGGTAGCGGAGGACAGCTACCGCTTCGGCTCGCCGTTGGACTTGTCAGTGGAGGCTACCGGTTCGCCGACTCCCTTGTTCGTCTGGGAGAAAGACGGGGAAACGATAGAGGGTGAGAGCGCTTCGCGTCTGCGTCTCAAGCGCTTGGCGCCGTTCGATGCGGGGACCTATCGAGTGAAGGCGATCAATGCCGGCGGCAGCGTTTACAGCGCGGAGGTAGAGGTGCGGCTAGATATTGACCTGTCCTCTCACTCGGTTGCCCGCTGGTGGAACGAATTCATGCTGGAAGCGATCCGCAAGGACTTCCCGGATCCGACCAAGCACAGCCGCAACTTGTATCATGTTTCGGCTGCCATGTGGGATGCCTATTGGGCGTACGAGGAAGAGGCCTGGTCGCGAGCGGTGCCGATGTTTCATCAAGAGGACGTGGATCAATCTGAGTGGGGCGCGGATCGATTGTCCGCCCAACGGGAGGCGATCAGCCATGCGGCCTACGCGGTGCTTCGCCATCGCTACCAGAACAGCCCCGGTTCGGAGCGTTCGTTGGCAGGATTTCGTTGGTTGATGGAGCAATACGGGTTCGATCCGGAAGATGATTCGATGGAAGGCATGTCGCCGGCGGCGGTAGGCAATCGGATTGGAGCCGGTGTATTGGAGGGCAACTACGATGATGGCTCCAATGAACTGAATGGTTACGCAGATACGAGTGGATACAAGCCCGTCAACGGATCGCTCGTCTTGGAGCTCTCGGGGACTGACATGAACGATTTGAACCGCTGGCAACCGCTCGCGTTTGACTACGCGGTTTCGCAAAACGGAATTCCGCTCGGAGCCTTGGTACAAACGTTTCTGGGGGTGAACTGGCGAGAGGTGGCAACCTTTGCCATGGGCAAGCCGACTCACAATACCATTGCGTTCGATCCCGGTCCTCCTCCGCTTTGGGGAACGGATACGCACGAGGATTTTGTGGATGCGGCGATCGAGGTGATCCGCTTTTCTTCGTATTTGGATCCTCATGACAGCACGCGAATCGACATCTCCCCTGGGGCGCGCCTGAACAATCCTCTGGCAACGAACGAGGGAGTCGGGCGACCGATCAATCCCGTGACGGGCGAAGCCTACGCTAGCAATTCGGTGAAGCGTGCTGACTACGGTCGTATCTTAGCCGAGTACTGGGCGGATGGACCTGCGTCTGAAACTCCGCCAGGGCATTGGAATACTTTGCACAACGAGATAAGCGACTTTCCTGACTTTGAACGTCGTTACATGGGACAAGGGGAGGAGCTTTCCGCCTTGGAGTGGGACGTGCGGGCTTACCTCGCTCTCAACGGAGGCATGCACGACGCTGCGGTGGGCGCTTGGGGCTTGAAGGCTCAGTACGACTATTCGCGCCCCATTTCCATGATTCGCGGGCTTGCCGGTTTGGGGCAGGCTTCCGATCCAGATGCTCCGCGCTACCATTCGCAAGGGATCAAGCTGGTGCCCGGCTTGATCGAGTTGGTCACTGCTGATACCGCTGCGGCGGACCAGAGGCACGAGCGCCTGGCCGATCATGTGGGAGAGATTGCGATCCTCGCTTGGGCGGGAGAGCCGGAGGATTCCCACAGCGAAGTGGGCGGCGTTGATTGGATTCTGGCAGCAGATTGGTTTCCCTACCAACGCAGCACCTTCGTGACGCCTGCCTTTGCCGCCTACGTATCAGGGCACAGCACCTTTAGCCGCAGCGGAGCGGAAGTGATGACACTCTTGACCGGCAGCCCCTTCTTTCCGGGGGGGATCGGCGAGTTTCATTTCCCGCAGGGCGAGTTCTTGGAATTTGAATACGGGCCCAGTGAAGATGTGACTTTGCAGTGGGCGACTTATTACGACGCTGCTGATCAAGCGGGCATTTCTAGGTTGTATGGGGGAATCCACGTGCGGGCGGACGATTTCATTGGTCGCACTCTAGGGGCTCGCGTTGGGGTGGAATCCTTTTTGCGGGCCCATGAGCAGAGGAACGCGAATCAGAAGGCAACGGGGCTGATTAAAGAAATTCACCACGTCGGAAAGCTCGGTCTAGGAGAGACAAGTCCTTTGGTGCGTATCGACTCTGAGGGTACGCGTTTGCCTCAGAGGTCAGTGTTCAGCTTGAGCGACCAGAGCTTTCGGGATCGAGACGGAATCTACTTTAGGTTTTCCGGCGACCCAGGAGCAGAAGGCTTCGAAGCGGGCACGATGGCGATCTCTGGAATTGGCCCCTTGAAAGGCGCGGATTTCGAGGCTCAGCTAAAAGAAGGGGAGAGCCTTGCAGTGGACGTGGAGATCGAAGCTCTTGAACCGGAATTGGTGTTGGCCTACGCTGAAGGAGCCGGCTTGGGTGCTGGAATATTGGATACCCGCGTCACCGTGTTCTCTATCGCTGCCGATGGTGTCGCTACGAAAGTCGCATCGAATGATAATTGGAGATTTAATGATACATCATCGCAGGCGGAGGTGCTGTTGCTCAGGGAGTCTTCGGATAAGGGACTACACGAAAAGGATGCGGCGACTTCAGTTGCTCTGGAGGCGGGATTATATCGGTTTGTGCTGGAGGCCGTTTCGGGCGAAGGAACCGTTGTATTAGGGGTGCGGGGCCAAGCTTGGCGTCATCCGTTTTGAGAATATTTCCCCGACTTTTTACCGGTAGAGATTAGATGAAAAAAATGTGAAGGGGGAAATGGGGGAGTGGGGTCCTCCTCTGTCGAACCCTCACTATTGCCCTCCCAGTACGGCTGTTCGAAGCCGTTCTTGTTTCTATTCAACTTTGCAGACTGAATCACTTATCAACGCCCCTGTGACTTTCTCCGAGCCCAGCGATTGGCTCTTGTAATATACCCCACGGCGATCGATTGCCCAGTCGAACGCTTTTTGACGAACCCAACCGGAACGATCGCCGTAGCGATTGCCCGGATACAAAACGACAAAGCATCGGACTTTGAAACTTTGTAGGCCCCTGTTTGGGGCCAACGAACAAAACCCAAATCGTGAATTGGTATTCACGCTACCCAATGAATAAATCGATCAAACTAATAAGCAGATATGCATGCCCTAGATCCGCATCTGGAGCCCTCGCTCTCGGTGCTGCGCTTCTAGTTGCCCCTCTCGGATTCGCCCAGGATGCCGAGGACGAAGACGTCTATGAGCTCTCTCCCTTCACGGTCGAGGGCGAGACGAATTCTGGCTACCGCGCGACCTCGACCTTGGCCGGTACTCGCATCCGTACTGACCTCAAGGACGTCGGCTCGGCCATCTCCGTTGTTACGGAAGAGTTCCTTCGCGACACGGGAGCCACCGACAACGAATCGCTCCTCGTCTACACCCCTAGCACGGAAGTAGCGGGCGTAGGTGGTAACTTCGCCGGCGGCGGTGATGGTGGCCGTGTCGATTCCGATTCGCAACGTCTTCGTCCTAACGCTTCCACACGCGTGCGTGGCTTGGCGGCGGCGGACAACACTCGCAACTTCTTCGTGACGGATATCCCTTGGGATTCCTACAACGTCAACCGCATCGACATTCAGCGCGGTCCGAACTCCATTCTATTTGGTCTTGGATCTCCGGCCGGTGTCATCGAAGCGACCACGAATTCAGCCAACTACGAAGACGGCGGTCGCGCTGAGATTCGAATCGACGAGTACGATAGCCTTCGCCTCTCGGTCGATTACAACAAGGTGATTTTGGAAGACGAGTTGGCGGTTCGCGTATCCGCTCTCAACGACAGCCAAAACTTTAAGCAAGACGGGGCG of Pelagicoccus enzymogenes contains these proteins:
- a CDS encoding FG-GAP-like repeat-containing protein, coding for MFSFFRSCGCISLAVSFLALASRDAFSAFSDVSGQMGISYLHSRKTDPVNNHGGAAVVDVNGDGHSDLIFARYGKAPLLYVNDGTGSFSEEAAARGLGGALDAAGFGAGDFDNDGDQDLYLSVHRGSRFFLYINDGTGNFTEEAVARGADLAVSESDHQAYSVGLVDYDLDGFLDLYVSEWGIEVDGERALHSALLRNRGTEAPGHFEVVTEQAGLLQPVKTTRQNGFSTAWSDFDGDGWPDLALVADYGKSQMYWNDGDGTFTQSTKSSGVGFDENGMGVAVADYDGDGLLDFYVSSIYDEFSNEKKGSHTGNKLYKNMGGRNFQEVSVPAGVSRTGWGWGAAFFEYDNDGWFDLVVTNGMPIAEGADRNTTPYADADDDPTTLFRNLGDGTFQNATVPSGIADKRYGKALLVLDWDSDGDEDLVVVNSHSDPVFYESDASENGNDWIRLTLKGQVSNADAIGATVVVTDGGMSRTLSYNPSNAYIGQREAALHFGLGASDGVVDSITISWPTGLRQTIENVSANQVLELVEPSNAPLPPRISSQPVAEDSYRFGSPLDLSVEATGSPTPLFVWEKDGETIEGESASRLRLKRLAPFDAGTYRVKAINAGGSVYSAEVEVRLDIDLSSHSVARWWNEFMLEAIRKDFPDPTKHSRNLYHVSAAMWDAYWAYEEEAWSRAVPMFHQEDVDQSEWGADRLSAQREAISHAAYAVLRHRYQNSPGSERSLAGFRWLMEQYGFDPEDDSMEGMSPAAVGNRIGAGVLEGNYDDGSNELNGYADTSGYKPVNGSLVLELSGTDMNDLNRWQPLAFDYAVSQNGIPLGALVQTFLGVNWREVATFAMGKPTHNTIAFDPGPPPLWGTDTHEDFVDAAIEVIRFSSYLDPHDSTRIDISPGARLNNPLATNEGVGRPINPVTGEAYASNSVKRADYGRILAEYWADGPASETPPGHWNTLHNEISDFPDFERRYMGQGEELSALEWDVRAYLALNGGMHDAAVGAWGLKAQYDYSRPISMIRGLAGLGQASDPDAPRYHSQGIKLVPGLIELVTADTAAADQRHERLADHVGEIAILAWAGEPEDSHSEVGGVDWILAADWFPYQRSTFVTPAFAAYVSGHSTFSRSGAEVMTLLTGSPFFPGGIGEFHFPQGEFLEFEYGPSEDVTLQWATYYDAADQAGISRLYGGIHVRADDFIGRTLGARVGVESFLRAHEQRNANQKATGLIKEIHHVGKLGLGETSPLVRIDSEGTRLPQRSVFSLSDQSFRDRDGIYFRFSGDPGAEGFEAGTMAISGIGPLKGADFEAQLKEGESLAVDVEIEALEPELVLAYAEGAGLGAGILDTRVTVFSIAADGVATKVASNDNWRFNDTSSQAEVLLLRESSDKGLHEKDAATSVALEAGLYRFVLEAVSGEGTVVLGVRGQAWRHPF